The Hymenobacter sp. DG01 genome has a segment encoding these proteins:
- a CDS encoding zinc-dependent metalloprotease, with product MKKLYSLLVGSLLISSHLVSAQTLAEKTKGMQKSPGFFPFYWDEKTGRVLLEIDKLDQEILYVSTLPNGVGSNDLGLDRGQIGQTRIVKFVKSGPKVLLLQPNYDFRAVSPNAEERQSVENSFAQSVLWGFKAEAQEGNRVLIDLTPFLLRDSHQLADKLEDLKQGSYKAEESRSAVFLPNTKSFPQNTEFEAVVTLTGKGKGREINSVTPDPSAVTVHLHHSFIQLPDDKYKPRAFDPRAGYFANEYMDYAAPIDQPIQKRQIVRHRLQKKDPTAAVSEPVEPIVYYLDRGTPEPVRSALLEGAAWWNQAFEAAGYRNAFQVKMLPEGVDPMDIRYNLIQWIHRSSRGWSYGSSIVDPRTGEILKGQVSLGSLRERQDYLIAEGLLQPYEDGKPTSPEMLRVSMARLRQLAAHEVGHTLGLYHNYAASTRDRSSVMDYPVPRLKLRPDGTVDLSEAYTTEIGSWDKRAILYGYQDFGPQADEAAALRNIITQTLRDGYVFMADADARAQGGAHPLAHLWDNGTSAADELNHVMDVRRAVLDRFSEKAIAPNQPMATLEEVLVPMYLLQRYQVEATSKVLGGLYYTYAVKGDGQTITRLVEPAEQWKAFDALLRTISPRELALSEELLAKIPPRPVNYPRTRETFSARTGLTFDPTGAAESAAATTLEFLLNPQRAARLEEYHARHANQPGLAAVLDKLVKQTWQAKPEAGYPGELQRLVNMLTLNRLLTLAATPQAPAGVKAVTAMKVDELKTWLQKEAKSGKDQSRKATMFAAIRTIQQFEETPEKFQPAPALPMPDGAPIGSEDGCAGF from the coding sequence ATGAAAAAACTGTACTCGCTTCTGGTTGGCTCCCTGCTCATTAGCTCCCACTTAGTTTCGGCCCAAACCCTAGCCGAGAAAACCAAAGGCATGCAAAAGTCGCCGGGCTTTTTTCCGTTTTACTGGGATGAGAAAACGGGCCGGGTGCTGCTGGAAATCGACAAGCTCGACCAGGAAATCCTATACGTTAGCACCCTACCCAACGGGGTAGGCTCCAACGACCTGGGCCTGGACCGCGGCCAGATCGGGCAGACGCGCATCGTGAAGTTTGTCAAGAGTGGGCCCAAGGTGCTGCTGTTGCAGCCCAACTACGATTTCCGGGCCGTGAGTCCGAACGCCGAGGAGCGGCAGTCGGTGGAGAATTCCTTTGCCCAATCGGTACTGTGGGGCTTCAAGGCCGAAGCCCAGGAAGGCAATCGGGTGCTGATTGACCTGACGCCCTTTCTGCTGCGCGACTCCCACCAGCTCGCCGACAAGCTCGAGGACCTGAAGCAGGGCTCTTACAAGGCCGAGGAAAGCCGCTCGGCGGTGTTTCTGCCCAACACCAAGTCGTTTCCGCAGAACACTGAGTTTGAAGCCGTGGTGACGCTCACGGGCAAGGGCAAAGGCCGCGAAATCAACTCCGTTACGCCCGACCCCAGCGCCGTGACAGTGCACCTGCATCACTCCTTCATTCAGCTGCCCGACGATAAGTACAAGCCCCGGGCCTTCGATCCGCGGGCTGGCTACTTCGCCAACGAGTACATGGACTACGCCGCGCCCATCGACCAGCCCATCCAGAAGCGACAGATTGTGCGGCACCGCCTCCAGAAGAAAGACCCCACCGCGGCCGTGAGTGAGCCGGTGGAGCCCATCGTGTACTACCTCGACCGGGGCACGCCCGAGCCCGTGCGCTCGGCTCTGCTGGAAGGGGCCGCGTGGTGGAACCAGGCCTTCGAGGCAGCCGGCTACCGCAACGCCTTTCAGGTGAAGATGCTCCCCGAGGGCGTGGACCCCATGGACATCCGCTACAACCTGATTCAGTGGATTCACCGCTCCTCCCGCGGCTGGTCGTACGGCTCCTCCATCGTGGACCCGCGCACCGGCGAAATTCTTAAGGGGCAGGTGTCGCTGGGCTCCTTGCGCGAGCGGCAGGACTACCTGATTGCCGAGGGCCTGCTGCAACCCTACGAGGACGGCAAGCCCACCAGCCCCGAAATGCTGCGCGTGAGCATGGCCCGTCTGCGCCAGCTGGCCGCCCACGAGGTAGGCCACACGCTAGGCCTGTACCACAACTACGCCGCCAGCACCCGGGACCGGTCATCGGTGATGGACTACCCCGTGCCCCGCCTCAAACTCCGCCCCGATGGCACCGTGGACCTGAGCGAGGCCTACACCACCGAAATCGGCAGCTGGGACAAGCGCGCCATTCTCTACGGCTACCAGGATTTCGGCCCCCAGGCCGATGAAGCCGCCGCCCTCAGGAACATCATCACCCAGACGCTCCGGGATGGCTACGTGTTCATGGCCGATGCCGACGCCCGGGCCCAGGGCGGGGCGCACCCGCTGGCCCACCTCTGGGACAACGGCACCAGCGCCGCCGATGAGCTAAACCACGTCATGGATGTGCGGCGGGCCGTGCTGGACCGCTTCTCCGAAAAAGCTATTGCTCCCAATCAGCCCATGGCTACCCTGGAAGAAGTGCTGGTGCCCATGTATCTGCTGCAGCGCTACCAGGTAGAGGCTACCTCCAAAGTGCTGGGCGGCCTCTACTACACCTACGCCGTGAAAGGCGACGGCCAAACCATAACGCGCCTGGTAGAGCCTGCCGAGCAGTGGAAAGCCTTCGACGCGCTGCTGCGTACGATTTCGCCCCGCGAGCTGGCCCTATCGGAAGAGCTGCTAGCCAAGATTCCGCCCCGCCCCGTGAACTACCCGCGTACCCGCGAAACCTTCAGCGCCCGCACCGGCCTGACCTTCGACCCCACCGGCGCGGCCGAATCGGCAGCGGCTACTACCCTGGAGTTTCTGCTGAACCCCCAGCGCGCCGCCCGCCTCGAAGAGTACCACGCCCGCCACGCCAACCAACCTGGCCTAGCCGCCGTGCTCGACAAGCTGGTGAAGCAGACCTGGCAGGCCAAACCCGAAGCCGGCTACCCCGGCGAGCTGCAGCGTCTGGTAAATATGCTTACCCTGAACCGCCTGCTAACCCTGGCCGCCACCCCGCAAGCGCCCGCCGGCGTGAAAGCCGTAACCGCCATGAAAGTGGATGAGCTGAAAACCTGGCTGCAAAAGGAAGCGAAGTCAGGGAAGGACCAAAGCCGCAAAGCCACCATGTTCGCCGCCATACGCACCATTCAGCAGTTCGAAGAAACCCCCGAGAAATTCCAGCCCGCCCCCGCCTTGCCCATGCCCGACGGCGCCCCCATCGGCAGTGAGGACGGCTGTGCGGGGTTTTAA
- a CDS encoding Imm51 family immunity protein: MANPYYPFLIYDLQEHATPERQYRIVVDLSEMDDYYAVFEKHGFSGSGASWAEHIETIVEEHTPELLDHLELAGEGDIFRAYADSRAATQQFLHLVHPIFADLGSLNKYLSQADPGDFFE, encoded by the coding sequence ATGGCCAACCCCTACTACCCCTTCCTCATCTACGACCTGCAGGAGCACGCTACCCCGGAGCGCCAATACCGCATTGTAGTCGACTTATCAGAAATGGACGACTACTACGCCGTGTTTGAAAAGCACGGGTTCAGCGGCAGCGGCGCTTCCTGGGCCGAGCACATCGAAACCATTGTGGAGGAACACACCCCGGAGCTGCTGGACCACCTAGAGCTAGCCGGCGAAGGCGACATCTTCCGCGCCTACGCCGACAGCCGGGCCGCAACGCAGCAGTTCCTGCACCTGGTCCACCCCATCTTCGCCGACCTGGGTAGCCTCAACAAATACCTCAGCCAAGCCGACCCCGGCGACTTTTTCGAGTAG